From Brassica rapa cultivar Chiifu-401-42 chromosome A06, CAAS_Brap_v3.01, whole genome shotgun sequence:
CCTTGGATATCTCCCTCACAGATTTGTATAGTGGATCTCTGGGAGCATCAATAGGCGGTTCGGTGACATCGTAACATCCATAGTCACTCATCGCACATCGGATATACTGTACTTGTTGTAAACAACATTAATACAAAGCCGTTACTATCACCATACAGACAAGACTACTGATATATGTAATTAAAACTTGGATCCGATTCCGACCTTTTGAGGCATTGGAGCAAGAACTCTTGGAATCGAGTAAATATCTGTATCCGGAGGAGTAACATACATCTGCAACCACCACATCAAAAACGCCGCCGTATAGTTAAAAACAGGAGACAGTGTGAATCCAACGTTAAAAGCAGAGAGAACTTTTTTCACAAACCTCTCTGAAGTCATAAACATCGTTATCAGGATCAGGCGGTTTCCTGATGAAGAAGTCGCAGTCCAGCAAGCTGATCTTATGGAACTCGTCTTCGTTTATCCTGTAATCAACCACCATCTCCGAGTCCCACCCCTGCGTCGATATGAAGCTCTTGCTCTGCACGAACGCGATGTCTCcgtcgccgccgccgccgctaGCGGCTGCCATCGCGGCGGCCAAGGGGTCGTACTCGACGTCGTAGTCCTTCTTGTTGTCCACTTCCTCCACTTCCTCGTCGTCCATGTCGTACTCGTCCTGTCCACCTCCGTCGGCATCGCCGTCGTCTACTTTGACGATGATTGAACGGCCGCGGCGGGGGTTTAGTCTTAGAGGCGCGAAACCGGCGTTGGTTCTGAATGAAGGGAAAATACGATGCGTGGTGGCGGTGGCGGAGGAGGGAGATGGAGGAGGTTTTGAAGTGAGTGAGAGTAGAGATAAGGAGGGAGAAGCGGCGGAAGACGCCATGGGAAGTGGATAAAGCTCTCTGAAAGAGCGTTGTAAATTGTGGATTATATAtttcgataaatatttaattccaCGGTAAGAAATTCCAGTATTTTAAGAACCAGACCGGACCGGTCAATTAAACCGGTCAAACCTTATTCATTTTCTATCTGTTGTGAATTGTGTTAAAAATCAGATTTAAATTAAACCGTTAAAACCGGTTTAAAACTAGTCAAACTCACCAAAACTGCTGGTTCAAAATTCGACatttttttcgttttatttacaaaagactaaaaaaaattaaaatatggttGATCATTAACCCAATTTTACCATACCGAACCAAGATCTGGACcggttttgaaaattttgtccGTATTATTATTAGCTGTATccgtattattattatttgcatCTCGAGGCTGTTATACGATCTTTGTTGCCACATAACTTTCCCAAAATCTGCTCGTCCATCGCGCTGTACCGGTATCCATCTCAAATCCCGGATTGTTTCTCTGTCGGCGAATCATCACCGACATCCgttacctctctctctctccttctcctcGCCGTCGCTCTCTCTTCACCTTCACCGATCCCATCTCGCCTTCGCTTTCAATCTCGACTCCCTGCGACGTTGGTGCTCTCCCTCTCCTACCGATCTACGATTGCGATCGGTTAGCCTTACGAATTAGGGTTTTTCCACGATTGGATCGCGTTCTTCtgtgctttttttttaatggcgAAAGCTTCTGGAGACTGTCTTCTCTGCTAGATTTCGGATCATCCTCAAATGGCGGCGCCGAGACCGACGGGGGGCCAGGATCTGTTCGATACGTATTTCAGGAGAGCAGATTTGGATGGAGATGGCCGTATCAGTGGAGCTGAGGCTGTCGGTTTCTTCCAAGGCTCCAATTTGCCTAAACCCGTCCTTGCTCAGGTTCTTTCCCCTTATCTTCATCTATTTTCCTTCTTTTGATTGCTACGAAACGATGGAGAATACTTGTAGTTCCTATAGGTTTTGGATTGGATCTTTGATCTGTGTGATCGTTGGTAGAAGTGTGAcgttattttatcaaatttgtTCTCTTCTGGGTGGTTGAGGGACCTCTCTCTTCATTCTGAAGCTCGTAGTCCAGTTTATGTCATTGTAATCTATACTGTTACTAGGCATTGTGTTCTAGTGGATATGTTCATATAGCATTTTTAATGATACAGAAGCAATTTAGATGTATCTACTTGTCTGTGACATGCATATGCATAGAGCTTCGCGTGCAATGAGGGAATACtgcatattttaataatttcacACGTTTCTGAGCAACTAATCTTTGGATTGTTAATGGtgtagcttcttcttttttcatccTTGTAGGTATGGTCCTACGCAGATGCAAAAAAGGCTGGTTACCttggtcgagcggagttttaCAATGCTCTAAAGTTGGTGACTGTCGCACAAAGTAGACGGGAATTGACTCCTCAGATTGTCAAGGCTGCAATCTATAGTCCTGCTTCAGCCAATATCCCTGCTCCCAAAATAAATCTTGCTGCAACACCTTCTCCACAGCCCAGGGGACCTGTTGCACAAACTCCGGGAGTTGCATCAGTTGCAGCTGCTATGAGAGGACCTCAAATGGGTGGAAACATGAGCACTAGTAATCAGCAAGTTGTCCCCGGCCAGCAGAACCAATTTACTGGGCCGCCTCCATCTCAACCACCGCAAAATTTTCAAAGCCAGGGTATGCCAGCTGGAGGGACTAGTGCGCCTCGTACTGCAAACCAACCTATGCCATCTGATTGGCTTAGTGGCAGAAGTGTTGGACCCTCTGGGCAAGTGAATTCACAAATTCCTTCGAGTCAAAGTGGATATGGTTTGACAGCACCTAACTCAATTGCCAACAATATACCACAGCCTCATATGACACCTGCAGTAATAAGCTCTACAACAACCAGACCGCAAGTACCAGTGCCTGCATCTGCTCCTTTAGATGCTCCATCCAATCAATTGGTAGCCAAGGATCTGGCTGCATCAGGAAACGGTTTTCCCTCTGACTCAATTTTCGGAGATGTGTTTTCAGTTGCTTCCACGCAGCCAAAACAACATACTACTGGAACTACGTCGACAATGGGCATCTCATCTGTTTCTACTGGAACTGTTGTGGCTCCCGAAGTTGCACAGTCTGTAGCTAGGCAAAGTTCAATCCCACAGCGTGGTTCATTGAGCCAGCATCCTGTTGGTGTTCAGAATCAGCTTACTGGAAATTTAGGGCAGTCATTTGTTCCCGCCGGTGCAGCTTCTGGTACAACTGGCTCTACTGTTGGAGTTGGGATTTCAGCTTCCAGTCAGTTGACCCAGCGTCAGTCTCAGCCATCCCAGCCCCAACCTCGCCACCAACCCCATCCCCAACCCCAACCTCAGCATCATCCCCGGCCCCAACCCCAACCCCAACCCCAACCCCAACCCCAGCCCCGAACCCAACACCAACCCCACTACCAGCCCCAAGCCCCTTGGCCGAAAATGACTCCAGCTGATGTCCAGAAATATACCAAGGTTTTTGTGCAAGTTGACACAGATAGGGACGGAAAGATCACCGGGCACCAGGCTCGGAATCTGTTCTTAAGTTGGAAGCTCCCGCGAGGTAGGCTACATTTACTTTTTTGCTGCTTCATCCGTTAAGCACTAGTTTAGTTTCAGTTTGAGCTTGTTTTTATAATGGTAAACATGCATGATAATTAAGTGGCACTTCTCTAGTTATGTATATTTGTTTGTATAGCGCCGATCAACTACATTGTAGGTGCATCTTtagttttcttgttttgttcCATGTGTCGGCTATACGTggataattatatttatgttgTCTCAAGCAGAAATTGTTATACTTTACCTGGGGAGTATAGACcgttttatgtgtgttttcaaTGTTGTTTCCTGGTATTACAGAGGCTTTGAAGCAGGTATGGGATTTATCCGATCAAGATAATGATAGCATGCTCTCCTTGAGGGAGTTCTGTATTGCTGTTTACCTAATGGAGCGTTACAGAGAAGGCCGACCTCTTCCCCCAGTGTTCCCAAGCACTATAATATCTAGTGAGAGCATGTTTACCTCTCCTGGTCAATCTGTGGCACCACATAACAATGCATCCTGGGGACATCCACATGGTATTGCATCACACTAACCTTTTTTTGTATTACTTCCATTATTATTCTGAAGTAGGCAGATTCATTCTTGGACCAAATATTGTAGGTCAAGTTCATGGGGGCTCGAGGCCACCAGCAATTCCCAAAGGAAAGCCTCCAAGGCCGGTTTCTCTCTCTCCTAGTGATGGATTGGTCCAGCCCACTCAGCCAAAGCGTAAAATGCCTGAGTTGGAAAAACATCTGGTGGATCAACTTAGCAAAGAGGAACAAGATGCACTCAACTCGAAATTTGAAGAAGCTACTGCTGTTGATAAAAAGGCACTCTCTCTGATTTCTCTCTGATTTTAATGTGCTAATGTGGTGAATTTATTTGGTTAGCGTGAGACACTTTTCTTCATATGGGAAGGTCACTAATATGAATAATTGTAGATTTTGGTAGTCATATTCCAGATTATAAGTTTCCAAGTCCTTTATGAATGGAATAAACAAACAGCATAGTTCTTATTTTACTTCTAAACATGTTTGAAGCTAATTACTACAATTTGTGTGCTTTTCTTGCATACGTGATCAGTTGTCCATGTAGTCTTTATTGACGTAACCTATAATTTCATTTGACTgccgtttctttttttttctcaacttCTTGTATTTTGCTATTCAGGTGGATGAGCTTGAAAAAGAAATAGCTGATTCCAAGCAGAAAATTGAATTCTTCCATGCTAAGATGCAGGAACTTGTAAGTATAACTTCTCATTATTATTTCCAACTATCAGTTTCTATAACCTTCTCCATTTGGTCCTTGGGTGACAGGTTTTATACAAGAGCAGATGTGACAACCGGTACAATGAGATTACGGAGAGAGTCTCGGGTGATAAACGTGAGGTATAGAGTTTCTGTTGCACCGTACTTCTATAATTGTATCGGAGATCCAATTTGATTACCTAACAAAAACTACCTGTAAACCAGCTTGAATCTCTAGCAAAAAAATATGAGGAGAAATACAAGAAGTCTGGCAATGTAGGCTCTAAATTGACTATTGAAGAGGCCACATTCCGAGATATACAGGTAGTTTAGAAGTATCATCTCAGGAGCATGGTGTACTTTGAATTGTCTGTAAGCTGGATGTCGCCTTCAAAAATATGATAAACTTCCCTTTTTGACATGCAGGAGAAGAAAATGGAATTGTACCAGGCTATAGTCAAATTTGAAGAAGGCAAGCTTGATGACAATATTGTTAAGGTAAACCCAACGTGCTATCTAGCTGGTTTAATGTGATATTGGTAGTTCTATTTTACTGAATGTTGTCTTGTAGGAGCGTACTGAACACATCCAATCGGGACTTGAGGAACTGATTAAAAATTTGAATGAGCGCTGCAAGCAATATGGAGTACGTGGCAAACCCACTTCTCTGGTGGAGCTTCCTTTTGGTATAAGATTTACCCCTTCTTCTTTCAAGTTCATCTTTAGTATTATATTTTCTTGATCAGTGGTGAAAGGTTACCATTCTGGctgtaaatttaaaatttagtaattttatcATTCAAGAATTTTACTAAACGTTGATGCTTTTGTACAACACGAAACTCAGTATATTTGGCCCTTTATGTATTGTTGCCAGAAAGACTTCTATCTATACAACTTTATACCGGTTGTATCTTCCTTTCGATATATTCATGGGATTTCCTCACGTTTTACAGGTTGGCAGCCTGGAATCCAAGAAGGTGCTGCTGATTGGGATGAAGATTGGGATAAGCTAGAGGAGGAAGGTGAGATTATGGAGGAAGCATGGTTTTAGATGTTTAatcaaaattctttttttttctttataattttggtttttgctTTTGGGCTATCTGTCTTCCAAAACAGGGTATGCATTTTGAAGTTGAACCCTTGAACTTTGCCTACTAATTTTTCTCTAATTCCAGGGTTTACCTTCGTCAAGGAGCTTACACTTGATGTCCAGAATGTCATTGCCCCACCGAAGGAAAAATCATCTGCTTGGAAGAAGGAACTTACTGTCTCTTCAAATGAAAGTGCAGACGTTTCATCCTCAGATGTCGTGTCTAAAACAGAGAAAAAGCCAAGCAGTGGTGAAGAGGCATCTGAACATTCAGATGGTAAAACTGATAGAAACGGATCTCTGGATGATTCTAATGTTAGAGAGAGTATTGAAGCTGACGGTTCACCCCGTACCAAAGATTCGAAGAGGTATGCTTTTTGTTTTAGACCGTGTGTGTTATGGATTGCATCGTTCTTAACTGTGGATTTTATGTGCTTTCATAAAATGAGGAAAATAGAGTGTTATATGTTCTTACACATCTCGGGTGACTAACATTTGTCTTCATTTTactcaaatttttttatcagtgAAAATGGCCATGATGATGGTGAATCTACTGCTTCTGCTGGCAAAACTGTAAACTATGACTCTCACGATGAGACAGATTCAGTTTCAAGCTCCAACCCTGACAACggaaaggtataatgtggtcaCGTGCTCTATGTTATCATTTTGGCATTAATATTTGATGCTTTGTAATCTTAATTTAACTGTTTTGAATGTTGTGTGTTTACGCAGGACAAGGATCATGAGAAGCGTGATAATGACTTTGGATTTGGGTTCGGATTCGATGACTTCAGCATCAAGCCTATAAAAACTGGCTCCACCCTATCAAATGACTTCCTCCCTCCTAAGCTATCTATATTTTCTGATTCTGTCCCAAGCCCCCCGGCTAATGCAAACGACGGTTTCACTGCAAAACCTTCTTTGTTCGATGGTTCTGTCCCGAGCACTCCAGCAACAACCACTGCCTCTTACTCAGGCAATAAATCATACTTTGATGAGTCTGTTCCAAGCACCCCTGCTTACCCAGGAAACTTATTCTCCGAGAAGAAATCATTCTTCGACGACATGGTTCCAAGCACTCCTGCTTATCCTGGAAGCTCGTTTCCTGAAAAGAAATCATTCTTCGATGACTCAGTTCCAAGCACCCCTGCTTATCCTGGAAGCGTGTTTCCTGAAAAGAAATCATTCTTCGACGACTCTGTCCCAAGCACTCCTGCTTATAGCACGTCTGATTTTGGTGGGAAACCGTTTGCGTCAGAGACACCTCGTTCAGACAGCTTGTTCCCAGGAAGAAGTCCCTTCATGTTCGACTCTGTCCCAAGCAC
This genomic window contains:
- the LOC103873001 gene encoding uncharacterized protein LOC103873001 produces the protein MASSAASPSLSLLSLTSKPPPSPSSATATTHRIFPSFRTNAGFAPLRLNPRRGRSIIVKVDDGDADGGGQDEYDMDDEEVEEVDNKKDYDVEYDPLAAAMAAASGGGGDGDIAFVQSKSFISTQGWDSEMVVDYRINEDEFHKISLLDCDFFIRKPPDPDNDVYDFREMYVTPPDTDIYSIPRVLAPMPQKYIRCAMSDYGCYDVTEPPIDAPRDPLYKSVREISKVFLTKHYRNRRLNDPEFVLDLEEIYVIDSKTKSITRARVLVTVPGGRKRDRKDDLLVIRDNGNSFKIIHAGERDDPTTVIEREEWTKTREDMEKHLRKLRDFSVSNWF
- the LOC103873002 gene encoding epidermal growth factor receptor substrate 15-like 1 — encoded protein: MAAPRPTGGQDLFDTYFRRADLDGDGRISGAEAVGFFQGSNLPKPVLAQVWSYADAKKAGYLGRAEFYNALKLVTVAQSRRELTPQIVKAAIYSPASANIPAPKINLAATPSPQPRGPVAQTPGVASVAAAMRGPQMGGNMSTSNQQVVPGQQNQFTGPPPSQPPQNFQSQGMPAGGTSAPRTANQPMPSDWLSGRSVGPSGQVNSQIPSSQSGYGLTAPNSIANNIPQPHMTPAVISSTTTRPQVPVPASAPLDAPSNQLVAKDLAASGNGFPSDSIFGDVFSVASTQPKQHTTGTTSTMGISSVSTGTVVAPEVAQSVARQSSIPQRGSLSQHPVGVQNQLTGNLGQSFVPAGAASGTTGSTVGVGISASSQLTQRQSQPSQPQPRHQPHPQPQPQHHPRPQPQPQPQPQPQPRTQHQPHYQPQAPWPKMTPADVQKYTKVFVQVDTDRDGKITGHQARNLFLSWKLPREALKQVWDLSDQDNDSMLSLREFCIAVYLMERYREGRPLPPVFPSTIISSESMFTSPGQSVAPHNNASWGHPHGQVHGGSRPPAIPKGKPPRPVSLSPSDGLVQPTQPKRKMPELEKHLVDQLSKEEQDALNSKFEEATAVDKKVDELEKEIADSKQKIEFFHAKMQELVLYKSRCDNRYNEITERVSGDKRELESLAKKYEEKYKKSGNVGSKLTIEEATFRDIQEKKMELYQAIVKFEEGKLDDNIVKERTEHIQSGLEELIKNLNERCKQYGVRGKPTSLVELPFGWQPGIQEGAADWDEDWDKLEEEGFTFVKELTLDVQNVIAPPKEKSSAWKKELTVSSNESADVSSSDVVSKTEKKPSSGEEASEHSDGKTDRNGSLDDSNVRESIEADGSPRTKDSKSENGHDDGESTASAGKTVNYDSHDETDSVSSSNPDNGKDKDHEKRDNDFGFGFGFDDFSIKPIKTGSTLSNDFLPPKLSIFSDSVPSPPANANDGFTAKPSLFDGSVPSTPATTTASYSGNKSYFDESVPSTPAYPGNLFSEKKSFFDDMVPSTPAYPGSSFPEKKSFFDDSVPSTPAYPGSVFPEKKSFFDDSVPSTPAYSTSDFGGKPFASETPRSDSLFPGRSPFMFDSVPSTPAAHDDFSSNSFSRFDSFNSNNNNDAFSLSRSDSMRSTSAPDPFASRFDSFNYQRYDSFDAQSYDNNNASETPKASLSRFDSIGSTRDSDYNHGFGFDDHDPFGSTGPFKTTTTTAETPRSNDHWNAF